The genomic DNA TCAAGCAGCGCGAGCAGGATGTGCAGGAGATTTTTGTCAGGATACGCAACCAGAAACAGGGCCTGGTCTATGTGCGCGAGCAGATCGCCATCAGCGAGGAATTGCTCAAGGACAAGCTGACCACGCGCTACAAGCACCTGGGGTTCCTCAAGGAGGAATCCACTCTGATCAGCCGCATCCAGGAGGACGACGCCGCCCTTGCCAGGGCCAGATCAGCCCTTGTGGCAGCGCGCGACAGCCTGGACCAGATATTCAACTCCTTCCACGAAGAAGTGCAGGAAACCCTGCGCAAATCGCGCCGCGAGCTTCTAGAATTCTCCCAACGGCTGCGCAAGATGTCCGACAGCCTGGAGCGCACGGTCATCCGCTCCCCGGCCAACGGTATCGTCAAATCCATTTACATCATGGGCGAGGGCGAGGTGGTTCAGCCGGGCATGACAGTCCTTGATATCGTCCCGGCAGGGGACAAGCTGGTCATCGAGGCGCATCTCGCCCTGGGTGACATCGGCTATGTCCAGGTGGGCCAGTCGGCCACGGTCAGCCTGGCCACGGGCGACGCCCGCATGTTCGGCCATCTGGAGGGAACGGTCGCCACCATCAGCCCTGACGCCATCACCAAGGAAGACGTGGGCACCTACTACAAGGTGCTTGTCGAGACCGAGAACGACCGCTTCGAGAAGGATGGCCGCAGGTACCAGCTCTATCCCGGCATGCGTGTGCTGGTCGGCATCAAGACCGGTGAGCGGACCGTGATGGAGTATCTCGTCTATCCCTACTTCGACACCCTCTATCACGGCATGCGCGAGCGGTAGGGCCGGGCATTTACCCGGTCCTTCGGGGGTTCAGATGTTCCTGGAGAGCATCAGCCAGCCCAGGGCGAAGACGGGGAAACCGGCGGCGACACTGGTGGCGGCAAGGGGCAGGATTTCAGGCATGGGATGGGCTTACGCCCCAGGGCCGCATTGCCAACCCGCGCACTGGGTGTTTTTTCGCGGCATAGATAAAAAAGGTTGCAACGAAAATGGCTCAAGGGGTATAGGAAGGAAAGCCATGAGCTTGTAAGGTAATCATCATAAATTGTTTCAGGAGGTTCTACTATGGGTATTGTCATCGATCACGATGAATGCATTGGCTGTGAGTCCTGTGTTGAGATTTGTCCCGATGTCTTCGAGATGGATTCCGATGGCGAAAAGGCTATCGTCATCAACGCCGACTCCACTGCCGATTGCGTTGACGAGGCCATCGAGACCTGTCCCAACGAGGCTATCTCCAAAAGTTAGCCTTCCTGATCGAACCGAAACGGCCACGCTCTGTGGCCGTTTCGGTTTTGTTCTGCCCTTGATCAATCCCCCCGATTTTCCGAGAAGATTTTCCGCAGTTCCTCGACGCGGTCCCGGCTGGCGTTGAAGTCCATCTGGCCGATGCGCGAGGACGAGCGGATTTCTATGACACCCCGGCCCTCGTCATAGTGACACTCCAGGTCATCCACCAACCGCAGCACCCGACTGGTGAACTCGGCCCGCAGGTAGGGGCCGTCCATGACCACGGCCTTGCCGCCGAACATGGACTCGATGGCATTGGACAGATCGACCATGACCACCTCCGGGCTGCCTGTGGCCGCGATGGGCGCGACGTGGTGCGGCCCGTTGTCCTGGGACGAGACGCAGGCCGGGCTCTCCGGACAGGCGGCGAATCTGCCGTTGCGCAGGCCCAGGGTTTCGGGTGCCTTGCTGGCGCAGGCGGACAGGATCAAGGCGGCCACAACCAGGGTGAGGAGGGGGGTGAGGTGCTTCATACCTCGCAATCTATGGCATTTCGCGGGGGATGATCAATGGTTTTGAGCGCGGATTCTTCGTCATCGGCAAATGGCGTTCACCGTTGGCGCGTTGCCAGGACCACTCCGGTGAAGATGAGCACGAATCCGACGCCGTGCCACACCGTGATGGGCTGGCCCAGGAGAAAATAGGCGGTGATGCCGCTGAAGACCGGCGTGAGGTATTGGAACAGGGACGAGGTGCCGGGCCCGATGAGGCAGACCGCGGAACTCCAGAGGAAGAAGGCGGCCAGCGACGCCCCGAGGCCGGTATAGAGCGCTGCCCCGACAATGGCCGGGGTCATTGCCCAGGCGGGGTGAAAATGCTGCTCGATGAGGGCCGCGGGGATGAGCGGGATGAGGCCGATAAGGAAGGTCACGCCCAGGAAGGAAAACAGGCTGACACTGGGTGACCGCCGTTTGATCAGGATGCTGTAAACGGCCCAGAGCAGTCCGGCCAGGAGCATGGTCAGATCGCCCGTGCGGAAGGTCAGGGTGCGCAACATGTCCAGGTCGCCGCGGGTGGCGATGGCAACCATGCCGCCCACGGCCACGGCAAGGCCAGCCGCCCTGAAAGGCGTGATTTTCTCCCCAAGGAAGAGGCGGGAGAGAATGACCACGAAGATGGGCGTGGTGCCGGTCAAGAGGGCGAGGTTGACGGTGTCCGTGGTCCTGGCGCTGTAATAGATGAGGGTGTTGAAGACCGTGACCCCGGTGAAGGCCGCGCCGCACAGGGGCAGCAGATTCGCGCGGATGGCGGGCCATTCGCGGCGCATGCGCCCGACGACAAACGGCGCGAAAAACAATGTGGCCGTCCCCCAGCGCAGGGCGGCCAGGGTGATGGGCGGCAGCGCGTCCACAAAGCCACTGGCAATGACGAAATTGCCGGACCAGATGACAACGGCCAGCAGGGCGTAAACATATCCAAGTGTCTGTGGCTGCAACATGGTCGGCGATTGATAGGGAATCACGGGTTCAATGGCAAGGGGGACGTGGCTGACAGGTCTGCCTGTCGAAATGCCGAGTCCTTCAAGATGGCATTGGAGCGGGAGCCGTGCCCGATAGTTTTTACTCGCATTCTGTAGAGATTACAGCAGGTTGTTTCTTGTCTTGACGCATGTTCCATGAGTCTTGAGGAATACTCTGTGATTTCTGAGAACGCACTTGCATTTTCAAAAAATGAGGCCTAGGGGGAAGGAGTGTCAATTGATTTTTGCCGACAGGGACTGTTTGTGATTCTGTGTGATTCATCCGGGAGTTTTTTTACGATTTCTCGGACTCAAAGTGTATATGTTCGGTTAGATGTCTGTTTCTTGTCAACCTTGTGAAGCATGTTATTGTAAATTTTGAAATAGGAGCATAGTCGTGGAATACATATTACCCATCGGATTGCTTGCCGTCATCGCAGCTTTTGCCGTGTATTTTTTCATGAGGCAAAAGTAGCTCTCCAAGGAAAGTCAAATCGCAGGCCGTGTTTTTACAATAGCTGAAAAGAGCCGTAAAACACCCACCTGCGGCAATGCCCCTGAGCCTGTTCCGACCCAGGGGCATTGCGGCCATCTCTAGAATTTTTCGAATCCATCATCCTCGTGGGCTTCGAGGGCCTGGGGCCGGGGCGATCCGTTCGAGGCGGTCCGTCCCCCGGCGTCGTTGCGCGCGCCGACTGCCGGACGCGGTGCGTTGCCGAAGCCAGAAGCGCGCGCCCTGCCGTCATTTGTCAGCCTGCCGATGTTGAAAAAGGCCATGGTTGTCTGCAACTGTTGGCCCTGGCTTGCCAGCTCCTCGCTGGTGGATGCCATCTCCTCCGAGGCCGAGGCGTTTTGCTGGATGACGGAATCAAGCTGATTGATGGCGTGGTTGATCTGGTTGGCCCCGGCGTTCTGCTCGTTGCTGGCCGCGGCAATCTCCTGGACCAGGGCGGCGGTGCGCTCGATGTTGGGCACCAGCGTATGTAGCATCTCCCCGGCCTTTTTGGCTATGGCCACGCTGCTGCCGGAAAGCTCGCTGATCTCGGCTGCTGCAAGGCCGCTGCGCTCGGCCAGCTTGCGCACCTCGGCGGCGACCACGGCGAAACCCTTGCCGTGCTCCCCGGCCCTGGCCGCCTCAATGGCCGCGTTGAGGGCCAGCAGGTTGGTCTGCCGGGCTATCTCCTCGACGATGGATATTTTTTCGGCGATGCTGTTCATGGCCTGCACGGTTTTGCCCACTGCCTCGCCGCTGAACCGGGCATCGTTGGCCGCTTGCTTGGCAAGGGCTTCGGTCGTCTTGGCGTTTTCCGCGTTCTGGCTGATGTTGGCGGTCATCTGCTCCATGGAGGAGGAAACCTCCTCAATGGATGCGGCCTGCTCGGTGGCTCCTTGAGACAACCCCTGGGACGAGGCCGAAAGCTCCTCGCTCCCGGCGGCGACATTGTCCGTGGCGGACTGCACGTCGCGCACCACCCCGGTGAGCTTGTCGCTCATCTCCCGCAGGGCTTCGGCGAGCTCGCCGATTTCATCGCGCTGATGCACATCGACCTTGGCCGTCAGGTCGCCCTGGGCAAGGGCTGTGGCAAACTCCACGCCCTTGCGGACCGGGCCGGTGATGGACTTGGCCAAAACATAGCCCAGCACGAGGGCCAAGCCCGTACCAAGGAGCATCCCGACGATGGAGATGGAGGCCGACCATGATGCCTCGGCAGCGGCCCTGCTTCTGGCTTCGACCGATATCTTTTCGTTTTCCACGAGCAGTTTGTCCAGAATGCCCAGGACCGCCTGCTGCTTGAGCCTGGCGATGATCATGGCCTGTTCGTTCATGCTTTCGTAGACGGTCTCGCCCTCGGCGGCCACGGACCGAAGCTCCCTGAACCTGTCGAATATCTCCTCGGCCATGGGGGCAAGGGTCTTTTCGTAGACATCCCATGCCCGGCCATTCTCGTTCGACTCGGCGTAGGCCTTGATTTCGGCCACAGCCGCGTGAAAGGCGTCGTGCGGCTTGACGGTTTCCGCCAGTATCGTTTTGATCCTGGGGTTGTCTGTCGTGGCCAAGGTCTCGTTCAGCCACATGCCAAAGGCGCACATGCCAGGATCATCGCCGCCATGGAACATGACATGGAACTGCACCGCGTTGGGCACCTGCGACATGATCTCGTAGTGGTCGGCGCGAAATTCCTCCAGCCGCCTGCGCATGTCCGTGGGGTTGAGGACGCCGTTGGCCATCAGCCTGTTCTGCAGGTTGACGAACTCGTCATTGGCCTCGTCCCACGCCTTCATGGCCGGGACAAGCTCCTCCATCATGGCCAGCTGGTCGCTGTTCTGCGGCAGGGCCGCGTATGCGTCACGGGCCGCCGCGTAGGCGTCGTGGGCCGCGTTCATGTTGACAAGCTGGGTCTGCCGTTCCTCCCTGCTCAGGCCCGGATTGAGCAGCGTGCGCTGGGCAACCCGTATGGATTCGATCTCCTTGGCCATCAGTTCCAGATGGGTGACTGCGGGCAGCCGCACCTCGCCCAGTTCTTCCACATGTCCGGATATCGAGTTGATGCTGAACCACCCCGTCATGCCCACGGCAAGGGTGATGATGGCAACCAGGATGAATCCGCCGAGCAGCTTGACCATTAATCTGATGTTTTTCATTGGAGCCTCAAAGCTATGTTCAATTATGCAACACAAAAAAAATGCAGTTAACTTGAAACAAAAATGTCACAGCTTAACATTGCAACAACACAAGAGATATCCCTATGTCATGCCAACTGTTTTTGCCTACGCTTCTTCAATCGCTCATTCAATGAGAAATTCACATGGGGGATGTTTTAAACAGCCTGGGGTAGCGGGGGCGCTGTTGATTAAAGAAGGGGTGGCCAACGACGGGGCGTGTGGGACAAAATATGCCTGAGCGTGAAATTCAGGGCTTTCGTTTTTCCTTGGCGGAGAGGGGGGGGCGAGAAGTTTTACTATCAACCTTTGGAATCATTGATACTTTTTTGCTTCGTGTTCTAGGTGTAGTGTAGCAGTCAGGTGTAGCGGTTGGCAAGGTATGATATGCTTGATTGTATGGGTGGTGGAGGCGGGGAGAGCTGAGTGCCTCTACCAACATTTGATTTTCAATCTGTCTATAGTGTAAAAACAAGATGTTTAATATTGTAATAGGTTGGGAATCCCCATTTCATCCACCATGTAATGTTCAGCTGCCATCTTGATGATGTTGTAGCATAGCCCCGTTTTCTTGTGGTCATATAGGCTTTGCACGTCGATAGCTTCCTTTCCGCCATGTGCAACGCCACACCTGCCATATTTCCACAATACCAGTTGCAGTTCGGCTGGGTCTTTAGGGACGTATTCATATGGCTTGTCAAATCCAAACCCGTCCCAATGCTCTGTCAGAAAATTTGTAACCCACTCTCGGCGAGTGGGCGCATCCATTCGAATTTCAAAAATTTTGTATAGACCAAGCAGCTGGAAGAACACACTGGTACTACTGAATCCTTCTTTGAATAGGCCTACAGCTAATCTCTGTTCATGATCAAGCGGCATAGGTTTGTAATATCTCATGTCCACATTAACGTGCATGCTTCTTTGTCCTGCCAACATCGCAATGCACCTTCCTCCACCGCCAGTCATATGTTCAGTTGCAAGGATTTTGACCTTGTAAAGCCATGACAGTTCACTGAGGAACATCATGCCTACTTCGTGTTCAGCATCACCGTTACTGTTTTTAACTTTAATTTTTAGCTGGTTGGAAATGAATTTTGGAACCGGATATTCTTCACGTACTTCGAATACTTCCTTGGTTAGTTCTATTTCATAGCCATTATAATTAAAGGCGTATGACTCCTGATCAAACATCCCACTGAAGTCAAAACCAATTATTGCGTACATCAGCTACTCCTTTCCAAGATGATTATCACATAATCACAAGTCTGTAAGTGGGCGTGTATAGACCTCAAATAGATAGATGCACACCAAGAAAGAAACAAGGGAAAACAAAACCCGTCCAGAAGCGCAGTCAGGGCGGGAGATTGCGGGAGCTGTACGAGGCATCCTGTTTTCTGATTTGACCCCAGGTCCCTGGGAATTCGGGGACACCTTACTAAATACAAATCCAATAAAAATTGATTTCCAAAAAAATCCCCCTGCACGTCAGCGCAACCTATAGGGAAAAAGTTTGGGGCTGTACCAGATAACTCCTCTGGGTTATCGGTATGGCAATGCGAAAAAGTCGTTTGAGTCAGAAAAAGCAGCTCCGATTGATTGAGCATTTTGTAGCTGGCACCACTGCCCGCTGTGCAGCTGATCTGGTTGGAGTGAACGTCAAAACAGCCGCCTTTTACTTTCATCGGCTCCGGGAAATCATAGCTGAAGAAGAGGCCGGTGAAGGGATGGATTTTGGCGAATTTGAAGTCGATGAAAGTTACTTCGGAGGAAAGCGGAAGGGCAAACGGGGCCGAGGGGCCGCAGGCAAGGTGCCTGTTTTTGGAATTCTTAAAAGAGGCGGGAAGGTATACACACAGGTGATTCCTGACGCCAAGAGCAAGACGTTGCTGCCTATTATTCGTGGGAAAGTGCAACCAGACAGTATCGTGTACTCAGATGCTCTTTACAGCTACAATGTCCTCGACGTTTCCGAGTTCAAACACTTCAGGATCAACCATTCGAGGTTGTTTGCCGACAAGCAAAACCACATCAATGGGATTGAAAATTTTTGGAACCAGGCCAAGCGCCACATGAGGAAATTCAACGGCATTCCGACCAAGAACTTTCCTCTATTCTTGAAGGAGTGTGAGTGGCGTTTTAACAACACCAATCCACAAAGACAGTTTAAGCAACTGAAACAGTGGGTTAAGAAACATATGGGCTAGTTATCTGGTACAGCCCCAAAAGTTTTGGAAAAGGGAGGGGATGGAGTCCAGAGGAAGGGGAGGGAAAGAACCTTTTTCAAAAGGTTTTTCCCTCCCCTTCCTCTGGCCGCAGGAGGCATTACAAAAAAAAGTGGCGGAGAGGGTGGGATTCGAACCCACGTACGGGCTGTTAACCCGTAACTCGATTTCGAGTCGAGCGCGTTACGACCGGACTTCGCTACCTCTCCGCGTGGGGCGGCGCGCCAGGGGCGGGCGCCGACGTGGAATGGGTTTATAAACAGACTCGGCGCGGGTGGCAAGCAATTTCGCCACCCGCGCCGAACCGTTTTGGGAGTGTGCCGCCCTGAGGTGAGGGGTGGGCGTGTAAAGTCCCCTTTCATAGGGCCAGTTAACGGTAGAGACTCCCGACAGTTTTCGGGGGGGTTGCCCAGAGGGCAGGGGGTACCCCCTGCCCTCTGGGCAGCAAAATTTATCGGCGACATATTCCCCAGGGATTCATGAGGACGTCCCTCGTTGTACTCACGGATAAAGTCCTCCGTAATGGCCCGAACTTCGCTCAGGCTGTTGAACACGTACAAATCAAGCACTTCTTCTCTGTAGGTCCGGTTGAACCGCTCGATGTATGAGTTCTGGGTGGGCTTGCCAGGCTGAATGAACTCCAGATTCACGCCATGCGATTCTGCCCAGGCCGCCATGACAGTCCCCGAGAACTCCGGACCATTGTCCATTCGCAACCTTTCGGGATAGCAGCCACGCTCTTCGGCGACCCGATCCAGCACCCTTACCACTCTTCCTGCTGGCATATTGGTATCGATTTCCACGGCCAAGGCCTCACGGTTGTAATCATCTACAGCGTTGAAAGTCCTGAAGACGCGACCGCTGTAAAGGGTGTCCCGCATGAAATCGATCGACCAGCAATGGTTTGGCGCAAGCGGCTGGGCCACTGCCGTCCGAGAGGCTTGCGGAAGCCGCTTCTTGGCCTTGCGCTTCAGGTTCATTTTCAAGAGGCAGTAAACCCTCCAAACCTTCTTGTGGTTCCAGGGCTTGCCCTGCTGTCGAAGGACGTTGAAAAGTTTACTGAAGCCCCATGTAGGCTTTTTCTCGGCCAGTTCAGTCAAGGCTGCGATGACATCGCTATCGTCCCGCGGGTGCGGCTTGTAGGCGTAGTAGCTCCTACTGATGCCCATGGCCGCGCAGGCCTTGCGCGAGCTCAGCTCAAACGCGTTGACCATGTGCGTGACAACTTCCTTGCGTTGAACTGGCCTCAGAGTTTTTTTTCGATTACATCCTTGAGCGCCATGTTTTCCAGGCTGAGGTCGGCGAACATCTGCTTGAGCT from Pseudodesulfovibrio aespoeensis Aspo-2 includes the following:
- a CDS encoding HlyD family type I secretion periplasmic adaptor subunit; translation: MTNTDNARELDRNTKVFFYLCAGFCISFFVWASFSPLDIVSDAVGEVIPSSRVKRIQHLEGGIVRKIVVREGDLVEVGQPLIELETTASDSTVEELNVRVSSLTAEIARLEAESRWFVVGVDAAAQEESADANATRSEDSGIEPLELPSVEVAGVGLRLDPFSVEIAFPEQLLHDAPGMADQARQLYEARRERFVNDLNAQREKIKQREQDVQEIFVRIRNQKQGLVYVREQIAISEELLKDKLTTRYKHLGFLKEESTLISRIQEDDAALARARSALVAARDSLDQIFNSFHEEVQETLRKSRRELLEFSQRLRKMSDSLERTVIRSPANGIVKSIYIMGEGEVVQPGMTVLDIVPAGDKLVIEAHLALGDIGYVQVGQSATVSLATGDARMFGHLEGTVATISPDAITKEDVGTYYKVLVETENDRFEKDGRRYQLYPGMRVLVGIKTGERTVMEYLVYPYFDTLYHGMRER
- a CDS encoding ferredoxin; this encodes MGIVIDHDECIGCESCVEICPDVFEMDSDGEKAIVINADSTADCVDEAIETCPNEAISKS
- a CDS encoding DUF1499 domain-containing protein, with amino-acid sequence MKHLTPLLTLVVAALILSACASKAPETLGLRNGRFAACPESPACVSSQDNGPHHVAPIAATGSPEVVMVDLSNAIESMFGGKAVVMDGPYLRAEFTSRVLRLVDDLECHYDEGRGVIEIRSSSRIGQMDFNASRDRVEELRKIFSENRGD
- a CDS encoding DMT family transporter, whose amino-acid sequence is MLQPQTLGYVYALLAVVIWSGNFVIASGFVDALPPITLAALRWGTATLFFAPFVVGRMRREWPAIRANLLPLCGAAFTGVTVFNTLIYYSARTTDTVNLALLTGTTPIFVVILSRLFLGEKITPFRAAGLAVAVGGMVAIATRGDLDMLRTLTFRTGDLTMLLAGLLWAVYSILIKRRSPSVSLFSFLGVTFLIGLIPLIPAALIEQHFHPAWAMTPAIVGAALYTGLGASLAAFFLWSSAVCLIGPGTSSLFQYLTPVFSGITAYFLLGQPITVWHGVGFVLIFTGVVLATRQR
- a CDS encoding methyl-accepting chemotaxis protein, whose translation is MKNIRLMVKLLGGFILVAIITLAVGMTGWFSINSISGHVEELGEVRLPAVTHLELMAKEIESIRVAQRTLLNPGLSREERQTQLVNMNAAHDAYAAARDAYAALPQNSDQLAMMEELVPAMKAWDEANDEFVNLQNRLMANGVLNPTDMRRRLEEFRADHYEIMSQVPNAVQFHVMFHGGDDPGMCAFGMWLNETLATTDNPRIKTILAETVKPHDAFHAAVAEIKAYAESNENGRAWDVYEKTLAPMAEEIFDRFRELRSVAAEGETVYESMNEQAMIIARLKQQAVLGILDKLLVENEKISVEARSRAAAEASWSASISIVGMLLGTGLALVLGYVLAKSITGPVRKGVEFATALAQGDLTAKVDVHQRDEIGELAEALREMSDKLTGVVRDVQSATDNVAAGSEELSASSQGLSQGATEQAASIEEVSSSMEQMTANISQNAENAKTTEALAKQAANDARFSGEAVGKTVQAMNSIAEKISIVEEIARQTNLLALNAAIEAARAGEHGKGFAVVAAEVRKLAERSGLAAAEISELSGSSVAIAKKAGEMLHTLVPNIERTAALVQEIAAASNEQNAGANQINHAINQLDSVIQQNASASEEMASTSEELASQGQQLQTTMAFFNIGRLTNDGRARASGFGNAPRPAVGARNDAGGRTASNGSPRPQALEAHEDDGFEKF
- the mauJ gene encoding methylamine utilization protein MauJ; this encodes MYAIIGFDFSGMFDQESYAFNYNGYEIELTKEVFEVREEYPVPKFISNQLKIKVKNSNGDAEHEVGMMFLSELSWLYKVKILATEHMTGGGGRCIAMLAGQRSMHVNVDMRYYKPMPLDHEQRLAVGLFKEGFSSTSVFFQLLGLYKIFEIRMDAPTRREWVTNFLTEHWDGFGFDKPYEYVPKDPAELQLVLWKYGRCGVAHGGKEAIDVQSLYDHKKTGLCYNIIKMAAEHYMVDEMGIPNLLQY
- a CDS encoding IS1595 family transposase, giving the protein MRKSRLSQKKQLRLIEHFVAGTTARCAADLVGVNVKTAAFYFHRLREIIAEEEAGEGMDFGEFEVDESYFGGKRKGKRGRGAAGKVPVFGILKRGGKVYTQVIPDAKSKTLLPIIRGKVQPDSIVYSDALYSYNVLDVSEFKHFRINHSRLFADKQNHINGIENFWNQAKRHMRKFNGIPTKNFPLFLKECEWRFNNTNPQRQFKQLKQWVKKHMG